The genomic segment CCGCCTGGCCCAGGAACCCTCGTTCTCGCCCAACGACGATACGTGATCTGCACACGGACGACGCATGCCCAAAGCGACTGCCGAAACCTTCATGGCCCGCGCCCTGACCCTGGCGCGGCGCGGCCTCTATACCACCGATCCCAATCCCCGCGTCGGCTGTGTGCTGGTCAAGCAGCGGCGCATCGTCGGCGAGGGCTTTCACGCCCGCGCCGGTGAGCCGCATGCCGAGGTGCACGCGCTGCGCGCCGCCGGCGACGCCGCCCGCGGGGCCACCGCCTACGTCACCCTGGAGCCCTGCTCCCATCACGGCCGCACCGGCCCCTGCGCCGAGGCGCTGGTCGAGGCCGGCGTCAAGCGCGTGGTAGTGGCCATGCAGGACCCCAATCCGCGGGTCGCCGGCCGCGGCCTGGCGATCCTGCGTGAGGCCGGCGTCGAGGTCGAGTGCGGGCTGATGGAGGAGCAGGCGCGGGCGCTCAATCCCGGCTTCATCCTGCGCATGACGCGCCATCGCCCCTTCGTGCGCCTGAAGATGGCCACCAGCCTCGACGGGCGCACGGCGATGCGCTCCGGCGAGTCGCAGTGGATCACCGGGCCGCGGGCGCGCACCGAGGTGCAGCGGCTGAGGGCGCGCTCCAGCGCGGTGATCAGCGGCGTCGAGTCGATCATCTTCGACAATTCGCGCCTCACCGTACGCGCCGCGCAGCTCGACCTCGACGACGCCGAGGCCATCGCCGCACGCCAGCCGCTGCGGGTGATCGTCGACTCGCGGCTGCGCCTGCCCCAGGCGGCGGCCTGCCTGCGCGAGCCGGGCCGCACCCTGGTCGCCACC from the Halomonas sp. 1513 genome contains:
- a CDS encoding riboflavin biosynthesis protein RibD, with translation MPKATAETFMARALTLARRGLYTTDPNPRVGCVLVKQRRIVGEGFHARAGEPHAEVHALRAAGDAARGATAYVTLEPCSHHGRTGPCAEALVEAGVKRVVVAMQDPNPRVAGRGLAILREAGVEVECGLMEEQARALNPGFILRMTRHRPFVRLKMATSLDGRTAMRSGESQWITGPRARTEVQRLRARSSAVISGVESIIFDNSRLTVRAAQLDLDDAEAIAARQPLRVIVDSRLRLPQAAACLREPGRTLVATCSHDAERRARLEAAGAEVLVLASGINGRVDLEALLGYLANQEQANEVLVETGATLAGAMLDAELVDEIQLFMAPTLLGGEARPLFSLPGLETMAQQRALDILDIRAVGRDWRITARPQRRGH